One Candidatus Saccharibacteria bacterium RAAC3_TM7_1 genomic region harbors:
- a CDS encoding hypothetical protein (RAAC3_TM7_1_117) has protein sequence MMKNTTQSKQSNNIIISLVVLLIAAIGLGVFLSNDQSYSPLPSAGGLVTELIILLACGGFITYTYSTRLTTKTPAGLTQAIAIGFGAVVVGFLLTHLVRMLLI, from the coding sequence ATGATGAAAAATACCACACAATCTAAACAAAGTAACAACATAATTATTAGCCTTGTTGTTCTCCTTATCGCTGCTATTGGACTTGGCGTATTCTTATCGAATGATCAATCTTATTCTCCTTTACCGTCAGCCGGGGGACTAGTGACAGAATTAATAATATTGCTGGCATGCGGCGGATTTATCACATATACGTATTCAACTCGTTTAACTACAAAAACCCCAGCAGGCTTAACTCAAGCTATAGCTATCGGCTTTGGAGCTGTAGTTGTAGGTTTTCTGCTAACACACCTTGTACGGATGTTACTTATTTAA
- a CDS encoding hypothetical protein (RAAC3_TM7_1_114) produces the protein MQQFIFTHRNGKQSEKMELLFHVTNTADFQRDIDLSATSHGRELTRVSFIDPATSDLLPDFLQKVNIRSHINTNQPVLLINNLREHSR, from the coding sequence ATGCAGCAATTTATCTTTACACACAGGAATGGTAAACAATCGGAAAAAATGGAACTATTATTCCATGTCACAAATACGGCGGATTTTCAGCGTGATATAGATTTATCCGCAACTAGCCATGGCCGTGAGCTTACTCGTGTGTCGTTCATCGATCCTGCAACAAGCGATTTGCTTCCGGATTTCCTACAAAAGGTAAATATACGTAGCCATATAAATACTAACCAGCCAGTTCTGCTAATAAACAATCTCCGCGAGCATTCTCGCTAG
- a CDS encoding hypothetical protein (RAAC3_TM7_1_112) → MLSIRRYMLPGLSLILASLVFPIMFSTGAYAVSQYDNAYNHVDQLKIVQNNYNGVTCDPLDITMTYQSYLNNSAKWYPTTSAFATTMQAYKSSFAQARQAGSWTVSVVLVNDGSGGYTSIVRINWFEDDPGKLVFKGTSPNTQVEYQSTTDTQGHYAFISTIDFARPYGSTDAGNCTPHVYAVGDFVANANEETYAVVSTEGAFSWTPTSSSEMGHWANLFATSTNVQYPTGYEGAAISANSPTATYVAMGDSFSSGEGNPPFEYGTDSASDKCHRSPNAYPRLLQSDSSLSLGSTAFVACSGATTDDVLNGGSGAGNWGEGPQVDALLSDTEVVTITIGGNNIKFAEFAHACLFGSCNSSSDEYQESWDVMTDLTRSDYLPSQLDSLFSDIAFHLWQNTSVKVYVVGYPYVITQASWNDRGVGICSDFDEDEAIAAETIVSKLDTVIETAVTDFDDSRFVYVDPLATGSPFLGHELCRNGSYFNGIETSGALGGDDAYVFHPDTNGQQAYADLIRSYMS, encoded by the coding sequence ATGTTAAGCATTAGGCGATACATGTTGCCTGGATTATCATTAATCCTTGCATCACTCGTGTTTCCTATCATGTTTTCAACTGGTGCTTATGCCGTGTCTCAATACGACAACGCCTACAACCATGTAGATCAGCTGAAAATCGTACAAAACAACTACAACGGTGTTACCTGCGACCCTCTCGACATCACCATGACGTACCAGTCGTATTTGAATAACTCTGCGAAATGGTACCCGACTACCAGTGCCTTTGCTACAACCATGCAAGCATACAAAAGCTCCTTTGCTCAGGCACGCCAAGCAGGGTCATGGACAGTCAGTGTCGTATTAGTAAACGACGGAAGTGGTGGCTATACGTCGATAGTGAGAATTAACTGGTTCGAAGATGACCCTGGCAAGCTTGTCTTCAAGGGCACATCACCTAATACGCAAGTTGAATACCAATCCACTACAGATACCCAGGGACACTATGCATTCATATCGACGATTGATTTTGCACGTCCCTATGGATCGACAGATGCTGGAAATTGCACTCCTCATGTTTACGCAGTCGGTGACTTCGTAGCTAACGCCAACGAGGAAACCTACGCAGTTGTTTCTACTGAAGGTGCATTTTCTTGGACGCCAACCAGCTCATCAGAAATGGGACACTGGGCAAACCTATTTGCTACAAGCACAAATGTTCAGTATCCTACAGGGTATGAAGGAGCGGCTATTTCAGCCAACTCACCCACGGCCACGTATGTGGCTATGGGTGATTCATTCTCAAGCGGTGAAGGGAACCCTCCATTTGAGTATGGAACGGACTCAGCTTCAGACAAGTGCCACCGAAGTCCCAATGCATACCCACGTTTACTGCAGAGTGATTCCAGCCTCAGTCTTGGATCAACTGCCTTCGTGGCGTGTTCGGGAGCAACAACCGATGATGTCTTAAATGGCGGAAGCGGTGCGGGCAACTGGGGTGAAGGTCCGCAGGTGGATGCATTGTTATCAGACACGGAGGTTGTCACGATTACGATAGGAGGAAACAATATCAAGTTCGCTGAGTTTGCACATGCTTGCCTGTTTGGGAGCTGCAACAGCTCATCCGATGAGTACCAGGAGTCCTGGGACGTCATGACGGATTTGACACGGAGCGACTACTTGCCAAGCCAGCTTGACTCTCTCTTTTCGGATATCGCTTTTCACCTCTGGCAAAATACAAGTGTCAAGGTCTATGTCGTCGGCTACCCCTATGTGATCACACAGGCGTCCTGGAACGACAGGGGAGTCGGAATTTGTTCCGATTTTGACGAGGATGAAGCAATAGCTGCCGAAACTATTGTCTCGAAACTTGACACCGTCATCGAGACTGCTGTGACAGATTTTGACGACTCACGATTTGTTTACGTAGATCCGCTAGCGACAGGAAGCCCATTCCTAGGCCACGAACTCTGCAGAAACGGATCATATTTCAACGGGATTGAGACGTCAGGCGCACTCGGCGGTGACGACGCTTACGTCTTCCACCCGGATACTAATGGTCAGCAAGCATATGCCGACTTGATTAGGAGCTACATGAGCTAG
- a CDS encoding hypothetical protein (RAAC3_TM7_1_118): MKYRTIKFARISLAALAIILGLLFVLGFAKDISHERCSGLMGVETSCVEQYAIMPLIVIGLPLGALFVAILLTEYMSKDNQKKPKKRR; the protein is encoded by the coding sequence ATGAAATATAGAACTATAAAGTTTGCACGGATATCTTTAGCGGCTCTAGCCATTATTCTTGGTCTGCTATTTGTCCTTGGGTTTGCGAAAGACATATCGCATGAACGATGTAGCGGCCTTATGGGTGTAGAAACATCTTGTGTAGAGCAATATGCCATCATGCCATTAATAGTCATCGGTTTACCTCTTGGCGCTCTCTTTGTAGCAATACTTCTCACGGAGTACATGTCTAAAGATAATCAGAAGAAACCCAAAAAGCGTCGTTAG
- a CDS encoding hypothetical protein (RAAC3_TM7_1_116) has protein sequence MLNVRRYVVLGLSLILSLLVLPALFSTGAYAASPYDNAYNHVGELKIVQNNYNGVTCDPLDITMTYQSYLNNSAKWYPTTSAFATTMQAYKSSFAQARQAGSWTVSVVLVNDGSGGYTSIVRINWFEDDPGKLVFKGTSPNTQVEYQSTTDTQGHYAFISTIDFARPYGSTDAGNCTPHVYAVGDFVANANEETYAVVSTEGAFSWTPTSSSEMGHWANLFATSTNVQYPTGYEGAAISANSPTATYVAMGDSFSSGEGNPAFEAGTDTNDANECHRSSQAYPHLLQNISSLNLGTMAFVACSGATTANVLYGGTSDGNWGEGPQVDALSSDTEVVTITIGGNDAGFQEYLQGCVIAPCGPSTVTYNAMIDLIDSSSFLSNLETTYEEILDGATSTNVYVIDYPYLTADDAGYCGVIDFSGARDIQVALNSTIALAVANVRAGSTDYSDRLHYVSTNYTGSPFEGQHLCNGGTSDFGSTTFHPNVLGHTHYAEVVAAAIE, from the coding sequence ATGCTAAATGTTAGGCGATATGTGGTATTGGGACTATCGCTCATTCTCTCGCTACTCGTATTACCTGCCCTGTTTTCAACTGGTGCATATGCCGCATCTCCATACGACAACGCTTACAATCATGTTGGCGAGCTGAAAATCGTACAAAACAACTACAACGGTGTTACCTGCGACCCTCTCGACATCACCATGACGTACCAGTCGTATTTGAATAACTCTGCGAAATGGTACCCGACTACCAGTGCCTTTGCTACAACCATGCAAGCATACAAAAGCTCCTTTGCTCAGGCACGCCAAGCAGGGTCATGGACAGTCAGTGTCGTATTAGTAAACGACGGAAGTGGTGGCTATACGTCGATAGTGAGAATTAACTGGTTCGAAGATGACCCTGGCAAGCTTGTCTTCAAGGGCACATCACCTAATACGCAAGTTGAATACCAATCCACTACAGATACCCAGGGACACTATGCATTCATATCGACGATTGATTTTGCACGTCCCTATGGATCGACAGATGCTGGAAATTGCACTCCTCATGTTTACGCAGTCGGTGACTTCGTAGCTAACGCCAACGAGGAAACCTACGCAGTTGTTTCTACTGAAGGTGCATTTTCTTGGACGCCAACCAGCTCATCAGAAATGGGACACTGGGCAAACCTATTTGCTACAAGCACAAATGTTCAGTATCCTACAGGGTATGAAGGAGCGGCTATTTCAGCCAACTCACCCACGGCCACGTATGTGGCTATGGGTGATTCATTCTCGAGCGGCGAAGGTAATCCAGCATTTGAAGCAGGAACCGACACCAACGACGCCAACGAGTGTCATCGGAGTTCGCAGGCATATCCGCACCTCCTTCAGAACATATCGAGTTTGAATCTGGGAACGATGGCATTCGTAGCGTGTTCGGGAGCAACGACAGCAAATGTCCTCTACGGAGGTACGTCTGATGGCAACTGGGGTGAAGGCCCCCAAGTGGACGCACTGTCTTCAGACACTGAAGTTGTCACGATCACGATTGGCGGTAACGACGCGGGGTTCCAGGAATACCTTCAGGGGTGCGTTATAGCTCCCTGTGGCCCCTCTACGGTTACGTACAACGCGATGATTGATCTGATAGATTCCTCATCATTCTTGAGTAATCTTGAAACGACGTATGAAGAGATCCTGGATGGTGCCACATCTACTAATGTGTACGTGATCGACTACCCCTACTTGACGGCAGACGATGCCGGATACTGCGGGGTGATCGATTTCTCGGGCGCAAGGGACATTCAGGTAGCACTGAATTCAACAATTGCGCTAGCAGTAGCAAACGTGAGAGCTGGATCTACCGACTACAGTGACAGGCTGCACTACGTCTCCACCAATTACACGGGGAGTCCGTTCGAAGGACAGCACCTATGCAACGGTGGTACGTCCGACTTCGGCAGCACTACCTTCCACCCCAACGTTCTCGGACACACTCATTACGCGGAGGTGGTAGCTGCAGCCATCGAGTAA
- a CDS encoding hypothetical protein (RAAC3_TM7_1_113): MTSKKVFPKQKSRLKSFNAVYSLVFIISFFVIYLISLFLPFASGYAAFPLKIIQCGHQPYITSNFMGDYTYTKPGDGLYAGPDIFTQGSDLYCNKQDVEERGYSLHSRPERCHTNADQLTECASGGDGYWSIFTFVMIIIVISLAIAYLLTPNLLKAKLKKI; this comes from the coding sequence ATGACCAGTAAAAAGGTTTTTCCAAAACAAAAATCCAGACTAAAATCATTTAACGCTGTCTATAGTTTAGTGTTTATCATTTCTTTTTTTGTGATCTATTTAATTAGTCTTTTCCTGCCGTTCGCTAGTGGATACGCTGCTTTCCCTCTCAAGATTATCCAATGTGGTCATCAGCCATATATAACAAGTAATTTCATGGGAGACTACACCTATACCAAGCCGGGTGATGGACTATACGCGGGACCAGATATTTTTACACAGGGCAGTGATCTGTATTGCAATAAGCAAGATGTGGAGGAGCGAGGATACAGTTTACATTCTCGTCCTGAAAGGTGCCATACTAATGCGGATCAACTGACAGAATGTGCTAGCGGAGGTGATGGGTACTGGTCTATATTTACATTCGTTATGATAATAATCGTAATTTCTTTAGCAATAGCTTACCTGCTGACACCTAATTTACTCAAAGCAAAGCTCAAAAAGATTTAA
- a CDS encoding hypothetical protein (RAAC3_TM7_1_115) yields MTELLYLANFNVEMCEAEVIAIDTLEDGRSDVILDKTCFYPRGGGQDWDKGEILSGNSYFDIDETRLDETGTVHHIGHFTSGMFNVRNQVSGKVDHDRRLINTRLHSAGHVIDMAINSLELDWIATKGQHYPDLSAVEYHGTWQPEQAEKLKSGIESRVNEFIRGATDNELRFMPVEEMHTICRHVPDNIPKNKPGRVVVYADNFGIPCGGTHVKNLQEIGLVKIPKLKEKKGVIRVTYTVDEIN; encoded by the coding sequence ATGACCGAGTTACTCTATTTAGCTAATTTCAATGTCGAAATGTGTGAAGCAGAGGTTATTGCAATTGATACTCTCGAAGATGGACGTAGTGATGTAATTCTCGATAAGACCTGCTTCTACCCTAGAGGCGGTGGACAAGATTGGGATAAAGGTGAAATCCTTAGCGGCAACTCTTACTTTGACATAGACGAGACTCGATTAGATGAAACGGGCACTGTGCACCATATTGGTCACTTCACGAGTGGAATGTTCAACGTTAGGAACCAAGTTTCCGGTAAAGTTGATCACGATCGCCGATTAATTAATACACGCCTACACTCGGCCGGCCATGTCATCGATATGGCGATTAATAGTCTTGAGCTAGACTGGATAGCCACAAAAGGTCAGCACTATCCAGATTTATCTGCTGTGGAATATCACGGCACTTGGCAGCCAGAACAAGCTGAGAAGCTAAAATCTGGTATTGAGTCTCGCGTTAATGAATTCATCCGTGGAGCTACGGATAATGAGCTGAGGTTTATGCCGGTTGAGGAAATGCACACAATTTGCCGTCATGTACCCGATAATATTCCAAAAAACAAACCGGGGCGAGTTGTTGTCTACGCTGATAATTTTGGTATTCCTTGTGGTGGCACTCATGTGAAAAACTTGCAAGAAATCGGACTAGTCAAGATACCCAAGCTGAAAGAGAAAAAAGGCGTGATTCGAGTTACTTACACAGTTGATGAAATTAATTAA